One Brassica napus cultivar Da-Ae chromosome C4, Da-Ae, whole genome shotgun sequence genomic region harbors:
- the LOC106410564 gene encoding uncharacterized protein At5g01610-like isoform X2, which yields MFTLGPESHLALVVTVLYLWSLSSSIEGGTKWLVNKLKGKMQKPLPELLKEFGLPVGIFPQDATNYEFNEETGKLTVFIPETCEVGYRDSSVLRFSTTVTGYLEKGKLAEVEGLKTKLMIWVKVTCISADPSKVYFTAGMKKSRSRDAYEVIRSGFSVDKF from the exons atgtttacacTTGGTCCTGAATCCCATTTAGCACTTGTTGTTACAGTTTTGTACTTATGG TCATTGTCTAGCAGTATTGAAGGAGGTACCAAGTGGTTGGTCAACAAACTCaaag GAAAAATGCAGAAGCCATTACCTGAGCTGCTAAAGGAATTTGGTTTACCTGTTGGGATCTTTCCACAGGACGCCACAAACTACGAGTTCAACGAAGAGACGGGCAAGTTGACTGTCTTCATCCCTGAGACCTGCGAGGTTGGGTACAGGGATTCATCGGTCCTGCGGTTTTCGACAACGGTGACGGGTTACCTGGAGAAAGGGAAGCTAGCTGAAGTGGAAGGCTTGAAAACAAAGTTGATGATTTGGGTGAAAGTGACTTGTATCTCAGCAGACCCATCAAAGGTGTATTTCACGGCAGGGATGAAGAAAAGCAGGAGCAGAGATGCTTATGAGGTTATACGGTCTGGTTTTAGTGTTGATAAATTCTAA
- the LOC106410564 gene encoding uncharacterized protein At5g01610-like isoform X1, producing MDQILNKVGSYWLGQKANKEFNSVGDDFNSLSSSIEGGTKWLVNKLKGKMQKPLPELLKEFGLPVGIFPQDATNYEFNEETGKLTVFIPETCEVGYRDSSVLRFSTTVTGYLEKGKLAEVEGLKTKLMIWVKVTCISADPSKVYFTAGMKKSRSRDAYEVIRSGFSVDKF from the exons ATGGATCAGATACTGAACAAGGTGGGCTCTTATTGGTTAGGACAAAAGGCAAACAAAGAGTTCAATTCCGTCGGTGACGACTTTAAT TCATTGTCTAGCAGTATTGAAGGAGGTACCAAGTGGTTGGTCAACAAACTCaaag GAAAAATGCAGAAGCCATTACCTGAGCTGCTAAAGGAATTTGGTTTACCTGTTGGGATCTTTCCACAGGACGCCACAAACTACGAGTTCAACGAAGAGACGGGCAAGTTGACTGTCTTCATCCCTGAGACCTGCGAGGTTGGGTACAGGGATTCATCGGTCCTGCGGTTTTCGACAACGGTGACGGGTTACCTGGAGAAAGGGAAGCTAGCTGAAGTGGAAGGCTTGAAAACAAAGTTGATGATTTGGGTGAAAGTGACTTGTATCTCAGCAGACCCATCAAAGGTGTATTTCACGGCAGGGATGAAGAAAAGCAGGAGCAGAGATGCTTATGAGGTTATACGGTCTGGTTTTAGTGTTGATAAATTCTAA
- the LOC106410562 gene encoding uncharacterized protein LOC106410562 produces MDLPVAGSSPSPCLPPEPPDAELYVRLPVDPPDPPVPPPDPPPTLWANAFHRQISSLCSASLHHSEQKGLLLLENTSATWNFNSKSKKLRALLLNLEASVLSPDNPHINSSLMESDDQRFRPSSDKAYWIPHGDQVSKDVSQVSCFKPSYINSLQENLAAMQRDMEELKARQTDVLRRVESEEETRSMQRTAQVMVSKAREGQRVRLINLKGFELSNLPMLKSIYKRHLRFPCLIKIGVESFHLVLGVALVVMNLSSVTVMINGSVGR; encoded by the exons aTGGATCTCCCTGTAGCTGGttcatctccttctccttgCTTGCCCCCTGAACCACCAGATGCAGAGCTTTACGTTAGGCTTCCGGTGGATCCGCCAGACCCTCCAGTCCCCCCCCCCGACCCTCCACCGACTCTCTGGGCCAATGCTTTTCACCGCCAGATCTCGTCACTTTGCTCCGCCTCTCTCCATCACAGTGAACAGAAAGGTCTTCTACTCCTTGAGAACACCTCAGCTACATGGAATTTCAACTCTAAATCCAAGAAATTAAGGGCTCTCTTGCTGAACCTAGAAGCCTCAGTTCTCAGTCCAGACAACCCACACATCAACTCCAGCTTGATGGAATCTGATGACCAGCGATTCAGACCCAGTTCTGACAAAGCGTATTGGATCCCGCACG gtgatcaagtatcgaaagATGTTTCTCAAGTTTCATGCTTCAAACCGAGTTACATTAATAGTCTCCAGGAGAATCTCGCAGCTATGCAGAGAGACATGGAAGAGCTCAAGGCAAGACAAACTGATGTGTTGAGAAGGGTCGAGAGCGAAGAGGAAACCAGAAGTATGCAACGGACTGCACAAGTCATG GTGAGCAAAGCGCGGGAGGGACAAAGAGTCCGTTTGATAAACTTGAAAGGCTTTGAGTTGAGTAACTTACCGATGCTGAAGAGCATATACAAGAGACATCTGCGATTCCCTTGTCTAATAAAGATTGGTGTAGAAAGCTTCCACTTAGTTCTGGGAGTTGCGTTGGTGGTGATGAACTTGTCATCAGTTACAGTGATGATCAATGGTTCAGTGGGAAGATAA
- the LOC106410561 gene encoding abscisic acid receptor PYL4 has protein sequence MLAVHRPSSAVSNGDTVQIPMMVASFQKRFPSLSRDTTAARFHTHEVGPNQCCSAVVQEISAPISTVWSVVRRFDNPQAYKHFLKSCSVIGGDGGNVGSLRQVHVVSGLPAASSTERLDILDDERHVISFSVVGGDHRLSNYRSVTTLHPSPISGTVVVESYVVDVPQGNTKEETCDFVDVIVRCNLQSLAKIVENSAAEVKKKTSM, from the coding sequence ATGCTAGCCGTTCACCGCCCTTCTTCCGCCGTATCAAACGGAGACACCGTCCAGATTCCGATGATGGTCGCTTCTTTTCAAAAACGTTTCCCTTCTCTCTCACGTGACACAACTGCCGCTCGTTTCCACACGCACGAGGTTGGTCCTAACCAGTGTTGCTCCGCCGTAGTCCAAGAGATCTCCGCTCCTATATCCACCGTATGGTCCGTCGTCAGACGCTTCGACAACCCGCAAGCATACAAACACTTCCTTAAAAGTTGCAGCGTCATCGGCGGAGACGGTGGGAACGTTGGTAGCCTACGTCAAGTCCATGTCGTCTCCGGCCTACCCGCCGCTAGCTCTACCGAGCGTCTTGACATTCTTGATGATGAGCGTCACGTCATCAGCTTCAGCGTCGTCGGTGGCGACCATAGATTATCTAACTACAGATCAGTCACGACTCTTCACCCTTCTCCGATCTCCGGGACCGTCGTTGTTGAGTCCTACGTCGTTGATGTGCCTCAAGGGAACACGAAGGAAGAGACATGCGACTTTGTGGACGTTATAGTACGATGCAATCTCCAGTCACTTGCTAAAATAGTTGAAAATTCTGCGGcggaggtgaagaagaagacgtcCATGTGA